The following coding sequences are from one Thiohalorhabdus sp. Cl-TMA window:
- the fmt gene encoding methionyl-tRNA formyltransferase: MRIAFAGTPEFAVPSLRALLEGPDSVVGVLTQPDRPAGRGRKLRPSPVKEAAQAAGLPVAQPEHLKGEEERAPLREWAPDLLVVTAYGLLLPRTVLELPRLGCINVHASLLPAYRGAAPIQRAILDGVAETGVTIMQMEAGLDSGPMLLRRARSMGSRETAGELHDALAALGAEALSEALDGLRAGTLEPRPQDPEHATYAPKITKAEAELDWSRSAAELDRRVRAFNPWPVAFTLHEGASLRIWRARPVAEGPAGSPGTVGTDAGGRPLVACGEGGLRLEEVQPPGRKRMEAAAALRGGHLRAGDRLGGD, from the coding sequence ATGCGCATAGCCTTCGCCGGCACCCCCGAATTCGCGGTTCCAAGTCTCCGGGCCCTCCTTGAGGGCCCGGATTCCGTTGTGGGCGTGCTTACCCAGCCGGACCGGCCGGCGGGCCGGGGCCGCAAGCTCCGCCCCTCCCCGGTGAAGGAGGCGGCCCAGGCCGCGGGGCTCCCCGTGGCGCAGCCGGAGCACCTCAAGGGGGAGGAGGAACGTGCACCGCTGCGGGAGTGGGCGCCGGATCTTCTGGTAGTGACCGCCTACGGACTTCTCCTGCCCCGGACGGTCCTGGAGCTTCCCAGACTGGGCTGCATCAATGTCCACGCCAGCCTGTTGCCCGCCTATCGCGGGGCCGCGCCCATCCAGCGCGCCATCCTGGACGGGGTGGCGGAAACGGGGGTCACCATCATGCAGATGGAGGCGGGCCTGGACAGCGGGCCCATGCTGCTGCGGCGCGCCCGCTCCATGGGCTCGCGGGAGACCGCCGGAGAGCTGCACGATGCCCTCGCGGCCCTCGGTGCCGAGGCCCTGTCCGAGGCCCTGGACGGCCTGCGCGCCGGCACGCTGGAGCCACGGCCCCAGGACCCCGAGCACGCCACCTACGCGCCCAAGATCACCAAGGCCGAGGCGGAGCTGGACTGGAGCCGCTCCGCCGCGGAGCTTGACCGCCGGGTGCGGGCCTTCAATCCGTGGCCGGTGGCCTTTACGCTCCACGAGGGAGCTTCCCTGCGGATCTGGCGTGCCAGGCCAGTGGCCGAGGGGCCGGCGGGGTCTCCGGGCACGGTGGGCACCGACGCCGGGGGCCGCCCACTGGTGGCCTGCGGCGAGGGCGGTCTGCGGCTGGAGGAGGTGCAGCCGCCCGGCCGCAAGCGCATGGAAGCGGCGGCGGCCCTGCGGGGCGGTCACCTGCGCGCCGGCGATCGGCTCGGTGGGGACTGA
- the htpX gene encoding zinc metalloprotease HtpX: MQSGLKTAVLMAGLTALFVVVGGVIGGTTGMVIALIFALVMNAGAYWFSDKMVLRMYKAQPVDANSAPKLVGTVEELAGRAGLPMPAVYIINESSPNAFATGRNPQHAAVAVTSGLLDLLSEREVRGVLAHELAHVKNRDILISTIAATVAGAISALANMAQFMLLFGGQPGDDEEGGNPLGIVGVILVMILAPIAASLIQMAISRAREYGADKGGAEISGDPEALASALEKLAYGASRRPMSSAESHPTTAQMMIVNPLSGKDLMQLFSTHPPMDDRIQRLRALV, encoded by the coding sequence ATGCAAAGCGGTTTGAAGACCGCTGTTCTGATGGCGGGCCTGACCGCCCTGTTCGTGGTGGTTGGCGGCGTGATCGGCGGCACCACCGGCATGGTCATCGCCCTGATCTTTGCCCTGGTGATGAACGCCGGTGCCTACTGGTTCTCGGACAAGATGGTCCTGCGCATGTACAAGGCGCAGCCCGTGGACGCCAACAGTGCGCCCAAGCTGGTGGGTACCGTGGAGGAGCTCGCCGGGCGGGCCGGACTGCCCATGCCGGCGGTGTACATCATCAACGAGTCCTCCCCCAACGCGTTCGCAACGGGGCGCAATCCGCAGCACGCGGCGGTGGCGGTGACCAGCGGGCTCCTGGACCTGCTCAGCGAGCGGGAAGTGCGCGGCGTGCTTGCCCACGAACTGGCCCACGTGAAGAATCGGGACATCCTCATCTCCACCATCGCGGCCACGGTGGCGGGTGCCATCTCCGCCCTCGCCAACATGGCCCAGTTCATGCTGCTTTTCGGCGGCCAGCCCGGGGACGACGAGGAGGGCGGCAATCCGCTGGGAATCGTCGGCGTCATCCTGGTGATGATCCTCGCCCCCATCGCGGCGAGCCTCATCCAGATGGCCATCTCCCGGGCCCGGGAGTACGGGGCCGACAAGGGCGGCGCCGAGATCAGCGGTGACCCCGAGGCCCTCGCCAGCGCCCTGGAGAAGCTGGCCTACGGCGCCAGCCGCCGGCCCATGTCCAGCGCCGAGAGCCACCCAACCACCGCCCAGATGATGATCGTCAATCCCCTCTCCGGGAAGGATCTGATGCAGCTGTTCTCCACCCATCCGCCCATGGATGACCGGATTCAGCGCCTTCGGGCGCTGGTCTGA
- a CDS encoding DUF4390 domain-containing protein has product MRASAVALAVLLGGAAVGASAGPPLVHDVEVDRRSSGWVARVTWETPWKQPPFKELRSGVPIDFTVTLRVYRHRPWWYDAVVRRVRVQRELYYNRLTRQYRIIDRRTDRRYFTRDWGQARRLAQRSGPVPLRAGKRMERDASYYLAVRVEAVRNSLSLPARFVATLARLWGGRSDWQYRPLKP; this is encoded by the coding sequence GTGAGGGCCTCCGCGGTTGCCCTGGCGGTTCTCCTCGGGGGGGCCGCGGTCGGGGCTTCCGCCGGTCCACCGCTGGTGCACGACGTGGAGGTGGACCGCCGCAGCTCCGGCTGGGTCGCCCGGGTCACCTGGGAAACCCCGTGGAAGCAGCCGCCTTTCAAGGAGCTTCGCTCCGGCGTCCCCATAGATTTCACCGTTACCTTGCGGGTCTACCGGCACCGCCCTTGGTGGTACGATGCGGTGGTTCGCCGGGTGCGAGTACAGCGAGAGCTCTACTACAATCGGCTAACCCGCCAGTACCGGATCATCGACCGGCGCACGGACCGCCGTTATTTCACCCGGGACTGGGGACAGGCCCGGAGACTGGCGCAGCGCAGCGGCCCTGTTCCCCTGCGGGCGGGGAAGCGCATGGAAAGGGACGCCTCCTACTATCTGGCGGTTCGCGTGGAGGCGGTTCGGAACAGCCTGAGCCTTCCGGCCCGCTTCGTCGCCACGCTGGCCCGCCTGTGGGGAGGGCGAAGCGATTGGCAATATCGGCCCCTGAAACCGTGA
- the rsmB gene encoding 16S rRNA (cytosine(967)-C(5))-methyltransferase RsmB, whose amino-acid sequence MPAQARKPSSREPAAPGGKVRRRAAAAVAGVLREGRRLEAELDYEGLDQADRALLRELATGTVRWAIRLRAALDGLLDRPLPRKEKRLEALLLVGLYQLAHSGIPPYAAVSATVSALTGRQAWARGLVNGVLRRFGREREARLAVVDEQSPAMRTAYPEWLVEAVRTAYPAEWMAVLEAGNAAPPLTLRVRGDRTAYLAELAAAGIPARALDPADGAVQLEEHRPVTEIPGFTEGRVSIQDGAAQLAADLLAPRAGDRILDACSAPGGKLAHLLDRAPQAEALAVEADEGRLERIRDTLQRLGLEATALIPGDATDPDAWWDGRAFDRILVDAPCSGTGVTRRHPDIKHHRRPEDIPALAERQGALLRALWPLLRPGGTLVYATCSILPTENREVVAAFLEECPEARCVTPEAAWGRPVGPGRQILPGEAGMDGFFYACLERAGGQP is encoded by the coding sequence ATGCCCGCCCAGGCCCGGAAGCCCAGCTCGAGGGAGCCCGCCGCCCCGGGCGGCAAGGTCCGGCGGCGGGCCGCGGCGGCCGTGGCGGGGGTCCTCCGCGAGGGCCGGCGGCTGGAGGCGGAGCTGGACTATGAAGGCCTCGATCAGGCGGACCGCGCGCTGCTCCGGGAGCTGGCCACCGGAACCGTGCGCTGGGCGATCCGCCTGCGCGCCGCGCTAGACGGCCTGCTGGACCGGCCCCTGCCCCGCAAGGAGAAGCGACTCGAGGCCCTATTGCTGGTGGGCCTCTACCAGCTCGCCCATTCCGGTATCCCGCCCTACGCCGCCGTGTCGGCCACGGTGAGTGCGCTCACCGGACGCCAGGCCTGGGCACGCGGCTTGGTCAATGGCGTCCTGCGCCGCTTCGGGCGCGAGCGCGAGGCGCGGCTGGCGGTGGTGGACGAGCAATCTCCGGCGATGCGTACCGCCTACCCAGAATGGCTGGTGGAAGCGGTGCGGACGGCCTATCCGGCGGAGTGGATGGCGGTGCTGGAGGCGGGCAATGCCGCGCCGCCCCTCACTCTCCGGGTACGGGGCGATCGGACCGCCTACCTGGCGGAGCTGGCGGCGGCGGGTATTCCGGCCCGGGCCCTGGACCCGGCGGACGGCGCGGTTCAGCTCGAAGAGCACCGGCCGGTAACGGAGATACCCGGTTTCACCGAGGGCCGGGTAAGCATCCAGGACGGTGCCGCCCAGTTGGCCGCGGACCTGCTGGCGCCCCGCGCTGGGGACCGGATCCTGGACGCCTGCAGCGCCCCGGGCGGCAAGCTCGCGCATCTGCTGGATCGCGCGCCGCAGGCGGAGGCCCTGGCCGTGGAGGCGGACGAAGGGCGGCTGGAGCGCATCCGCGACACGCTGCAACGGCTCGGCCTGGAGGCCACTGCCCTGATCCCCGGGGACGCCACCGATCCCGATGCCTGGTGGGACGGCCGTGCCTTCGACCGGATCCTGGTTGACGCGCCCTGCTCGGGAACGGGTGTCACCCGCCGCCATCCCGACATCAAGCACCACCGGCGTCCCGAGGATATCCCCGCCCTGGCCGAGCGCCAGGGCGCGCTGCTCCGCGCCTTGTGGCCCCTGCTGCGACCTGGCGGCACCCTGGTTTACGCCACCTGCTCCATACTGCCCACGGAGAATCGGGAGGTGGTGGCCGCCTTCCTGGAGGAATGCCCGGAAGCGCGGTGCGTCACACCCGAGGCGGCCTGGGGGCGCCCGGTTGGTCCCGGCCGCCAGATCCTGCCCGGGGAAGCCGGCATGGACGGCTTCTTCTATGCTTGCCTGGAGCGGGCGGGAGGGCAGCCGTGA
- a CDS encoding sensor histidine kinase yields the protein MAISAPETVSRRLLTPGRLVTTLLLVGLLTSLYLTARSLEQGSVLGGDFLVLLLVDLLALVVLGAAILSNLAQLIGARRREALGARLTTRLLLMFVVLALVPAGILFFFSLQFINRGVDSWFHVEVERALDEALDIAHFYLDRREEALLAKSREVAEHLGELGSLPPQVLLPGLRRDADVDQVALFAANGNLLASSSAEPDARLPRAPSRQQLLQALNGRAFTLVLPEEESGPWRVAAFVPVFRVAAENRVLRVVDGVASEVAGHSRAIQTAAETYERLALERGPLKTSFILTLTLVLLLTIFVATWLSFRLADRFTAPIRALARGTRAVARGEYGRQLPVPSHDEVGVLVRSFNAMTRRLADAHEKVRISQAELQSRQAYLQTILDSLSAGVITLNSLGEVETANPAAREILGLAPDGETGGSFESLVRAHPHTRPLHDAFIRLKARSPGGITEEVALTEPQRGPVTLLLRGTPLAPVTDGGKPGFVLVFDDITELSRAQRASAWGEVARRIAHEIKNPLTPIQLSAERLRRRYLPRLGEEGAALDRATTTIIQQVESLRDMVDAFSAYARQPGTRAVPGDLNALVRQAVTLYQGEDRGIRVVTELDPDLPRVLVDGPRMSQVLGNVLQNAWSALEEAREGGRIVVRSGILPDPERAVFLEVEDDGPGFPAELLERVFDPYVTSKDHGTGLGLAIVRKIVEEHEGRIHAENPPGSGARVRIVLALAGESEEPSMESEGQTHE from the coding sequence TTGGCAATATCGGCCCCTGAAACCGTGAGCCGCCGCCTGCTTACCCCGGGACGGCTGGTTACCACGCTCCTGCTCGTCGGTCTGCTCACCTCCCTGTACCTGACCGCCCGCTCCTTGGAGCAGGGCTCGGTACTGGGCGGCGATTTCCTGGTCCTGCTGCTCGTGGACCTGCTCGCGCTGGTGGTGCTGGGCGCCGCCATCCTCTCCAACCTCGCCCAGCTCATCGGCGCCCGCCGGCGGGAGGCCCTGGGCGCGCGCCTCACCACCCGCCTGCTCCTCATGTTCGTGGTCCTGGCCCTGGTACCCGCGGGCATCCTGTTCTTCTTCTCCCTGCAGTTCATCAACCGGGGTGTGGACAGTTGGTTCCACGTGGAAGTGGAGCGGGCCCTGGACGAGGCCCTGGACATTGCCCACTTCTACCTGGATCGCCGGGAGGAGGCGCTTCTGGCGAAGAGCCGGGAGGTGGCGGAGCATCTGGGGGAGCTCGGCAGCCTGCCGCCCCAGGTGCTCCTTCCGGGACTGCGTCGGGACGCGGACGTGGACCAGGTGGCCCTGTTCGCGGCCAATGGCAACCTGCTCGCCTCCAGCTCCGCGGAGCCCGATGCCCGCCTTCCGCGTGCTCCGAGCCGCCAGCAGCTCCTGCAGGCCCTCAACGGACGGGCATTCACCCTGGTGCTTCCCGAGGAGGAATCGGGCCCCTGGCGGGTGGCCGCCTTCGTCCCGGTGTTCCGGGTGGCGGCGGAGAACCGGGTGCTGCGGGTGGTGGACGGCGTGGCGAGCGAGGTCGCCGGGCATTCCCGGGCGATCCAGACCGCCGCGGAAACCTATGAGCGGCTGGCGCTTGAGCGGGGGCCGCTCAAGACGAGCTTCATCCTTACCCTCACCCTGGTATTGCTGCTGACTATCTTCGTGGCCACCTGGCTCTCCTTTCGCCTGGCGGACCGCTTCACGGCGCCGATCCGGGCGCTGGCTCGCGGAACCCGGGCTGTGGCCCGGGGGGAATACGGCCGCCAGCTCCCGGTGCCCAGCCACGACGAGGTGGGCGTCCTGGTCCGCTCCTTCAACGCCATGACGCGGCGGCTGGCCGATGCCCACGAGAAGGTCCGGATCTCGCAGGCGGAGCTGCAGAGCCGCCAGGCGTACCTGCAGACCATCCTGGACAGCCTCTCGGCGGGCGTGATCACCCTCAATTCCCTCGGCGAGGTGGAGACCGCCAATCCCGCGGCCCGGGAGATCCTCGGCCTGGCGCCGGACGGGGAGACCGGCGGCAGCTTCGAGTCCCTGGTCCGCGCCCACCCCCATACACGGCCCCTGCACGACGCGTTCATCCGCCTCAAGGCCCGGAGCCCCGGGGGGATTACCGAGGAGGTGGCGCTTACGGAGCCTCAGCGGGGACCGGTCACGCTCCTGCTGCGGGGCACGCCCCTCGCCCCCGTGACGGACGGCGGGAAACCGGGCTTCGTGCTGGTTTTCGACGACATCACCGAGCTCTCGCGCGCTCAGCGGGCCTCAGCCTGGGGGGAGGTGGCCCGGCGGATCGCCCACGAGATCAAAAACCCCCTGACCCCCATCCAGCTCTCGGCGGAGCGTCTGCGGCGCCGGTACCTGCCCAGGCTGGGGGAGGAAGGCGCTGCCCTGGATCGGGCCACCACCACCATCATCCAGCAGGTGGAAAGCCTTCGCGATATGGTGGATGCCTTTTCCGCCTACGCCCGCCAGCCCGGGACCCGGGCGGTGCCCGGTGATCTGAATGCCCTGGTCCGTCAGGCGGTGACGCTCTACCAGGGGGAAGACCGGGGAATCCGGGTGGTCACCGAGCTCGATCCCGATCTCCCCAGGGTCCTGGTGGACGGGCCGCGCATGAGCCAGGTCCTGGGGAACGTGCTCCAGAATGCCTGGAGCGCGCTGGAGGAAGCACGGGAAGGAGGCCGTATCGTGGTGCGAAGCGGTATCCTGCCCGACCCGGAGCGGGCCGTGTTCCTGGAGGTGGAGGACGACGGCCCGGGCTTCCCCGCGGAGCTGCTGGAGCGGGTCTTCGACCCCTATGTGACCAGCAAGGACCACGGCACCGGGCTCGGTCTGGCCATCGTCCGCAAGATCGTGGAAGAGCACGAGGGTCGGATCCACGCGGAGAATCCCCCCGGATCAGGGGCCCGCGTGCGGATAGTACTGGCCCTGGCCGGGGAGTCGGAGGAGCCATCCATGGAAAGCGAGGGCCAGACCCATGAATGA